From Merismopedia glauca CCAP 1448/3, a single genomic window includes:
- a CDS encoding leucine-rich repeat domain-containing protein: MSNLTNLTRLDLSSNQISDIKPISNLTNLTWLEISSNQISNIKPISNLTNLTNLYLHRNQISDIKPISNLTNLTNLYLLSNQISDIKPISNLTNLTELEISSNQISEIKPISNLTNLTELYLHRNQISEIKPISNLTNLTWLDLSSNQISEIKPISNLTNLTNLYLSSNQISEIKPISNLTNLTNLYLSSNQISDIKPISNLTNLTNLYLSSNQISEIKPISNLTNLTNLYLSSNQISEIKPISNLTNLT; this comes from the coding sequence ATATCTAATTTAACTAACTTGACTAGGCTCGACCTATCGAGCAACCAGATATCGGACATCAAACCTATATCTAATTTAACTAACTTGACTTGGCTTGAAATATCGAGCAACCAGATATCAAACATCAAACCCATATCCAATTTAACTAACTTGACTAATCTTTACCTACATAGGAATCAGATATCGGACATCAAACCTATATCTAATTTAACTAACTTGACTAATCTTTACCTATTGAGCAACCAGATATCGGACATCAAACCCATATCCAATTTAACTAATTTGACTGAGCTTGAAATATCGAGCAACCAGATATCGGAGATCAAACCCATATCCAATTTAACTAACTTGACTGAGCTTTACCTACATAGGAATCAGATATCGGAGATCAAACCCATATCCAATTTAACTAACTTGACTTGGCTTGACCTATCGAGCAACCAGATATCGGAGATCAAACCCATATCCAATTTAACTAACTTGACTAATCTTTACCTATCGAGCAACCAGATATCGGAGATCAAACCCATATCCAATTTAACTAACTTGACTAATCTTTACCTATCGAGCAACCAGATATCGGACATCAAACCTATATCTAATTTAACTAACTTGACTAATCTTTACCTATCGAGCAACCAGATATCGGAGATCAAACCCATATCCAATTTAACTAACTTGACTAATCTTTACCTATCGAGCAACCAGATATCGGAGATCAAACCCATATCCAATTTAACTAACTTGACTTAG
- a CDS encoding aspartate carbamoyltransferase catalytic subunit, translating to MTWNRHHILSLADFTPEEYNTVLQTAASFKEVLSRRTKKVPSLQGQVVTNLFFEPSTRTRSSFEIAAKRLSADILNFAASSSSLTKGETILDTAKTYLALGTDIMVIRHRESGVPQAIAAEMDRLGKRVGVLNAGDGQHEHPSQALLDLFTICTLLNPDAPKCELLAGKKIAIVGDILHSRVARSNIWSLTASGAEVHLAAPPTLLPPEFAQYVGSAERLKIHWEIEPALDKADFVMTLRLQKERMSQHLLPSLREYHQLFGMTRDRLRLCQPDVKILHPGPVNRGVEISSDLMDDPAFSLISEQVTSGVAVRMALLYLMGSSSKIGGTG from the coding sequence ATGACTTGGAATCGACATCACATTCTCTCTTTGGCGGACTTTACCCCAGAGGAATATAATACGGTTTTGCAGACTGCTGCTAGCTTTAAAGAGGTTTTATCTCGTAGAACTAAGAAAGTTCCCTCTTTACAAGGACAGGTAGTTACTAACCTATTTTTTGAGCCTTCTACCCGCACTCGCAGTAGTTTTGAAATTGCTGCGAAGCGACTATCCGCAGATATCTTAAATTTTGCAGCGAGTAGTTCTTCTTTGACTAAGGGAGAAACAATTTTAGATACAGCCAAGACTTATCTAGCTTTAGGAACCGATATCATGGTGATTCGCCATCGGGAATCGGGAGTACCGCAAGCGATAGCGGCTGAGATGGATAGATTAGGAAAGCGGGTTGGGGTTCTCAATGCGGGAGATGGACAACACGAACACCCTTCTCAAGCTTTACTGGATTTGTTTACTATTTGTACTTTACTCAATCCCGATGCGCCTAAGTGCGAGTTATTAGCTGGCAAGAAAATTGCCATTGTAGGCGATATTTTACATTCTAGGGTGGCTCGTTCTAATATTTGGAGTTTAACAGCTAGTGGCGCAGAAGTTCATTTAGCCGCACCACCGACTCTGTTACCGCCAGAATTTGCTCAATATGTTGGTTCAGCAGAACGATTGAAGATTCATTGGGAAATAGAACCAGCTTTAGACAAAGCAGATTTTGTCATGACTTTGCGGTTGCAAAAAGAACGCATGAGTCAACATTTGCTACCTAGTTTAAGAGAGTATCATCAACTATTTGGCATGACTCGCGATCGCCTGCGATTATGTCAACCTGATGTCAAAATTTTACACCCTGGTCCTGTCAATCGAGGGGTAGAAATCAGTTCCGATCTCATGGACGATCCAGCATTTAGTTTAATTTCAGAACAAGTCACTAGTGGTGTGGCGGTGCGGATGGCACTTTTGTATTTAATGGGTTCTTCAAGTAAGATCGGAGGAACTGGTTAA
- the recG gene encoding ATP-dependent DNA helicase RecG, with the protein MSDRQIDWIKLQKALAIEVETGFRDIVGKQYRFSEFLCLNLGDPSTSLSLEHKRQCQELASRFAQYPGLELSDRQHLIAKTRHFILQVRQTSPNPEGLRVAETAVTGKIPVTKPLVAFDSEITPDRPLLYLPKVGARKADVLAKLGLQTVRDLLFYYPRDHIDYARQINISQLQAGETVTILGTVRRCTCFTSPKNKKLTILEIIIEDRSGKIRLSRFLAGDRYSHRGRQETIKRQYPPGAVVAASGLVENNKYGLTLKDPQIEVLGDRQDAIDSVTIGRIVPIYPLTEGIAAETIRQAVIEALPAAKRLRDPFPRAFREGYGLIPLKDAIANIHFPENHEIKQAARRRLVFDEFFYLQLGFLQRRNQLRQSQTAASLAPTGKLIEEFYNILPFQLTKAQQRVINDVLKDLQKPNPMNRLIQGDVGSGKTVVAVIAILIAIQSGYQAALMAPTEVLAEQHYRKLISWFNLLHLPVELLTGSTKTAKRREIHSQLQTGELPLLVGTHALIQETVNFAKLGFVVIDEQHRFGVKQRATLLAKGEAPHVLTMTATPIPRTLALTMHGDLDVSQIDELPPGRQAIQTSILSGKERSQAYDLMRREIAQGRQVYIVFPLVEESEKLDVRAAVAEHEQLAESIFPEFQVGLLHGRMTSAEKDEAITAFRDNITQILVATTVVEVGVDVPNATVMMIENAERFGLSQLHQLRGRVGRGHAKSFCLLMTGSKSQNAMERLKVLEQSQDGFFISEMDLRFRGPGEVLGTRQTGLADFALASLVEDGEVLEIARDAAEKVLMQDESLASFPLMQAELNARYEKLMGGAILT; encoded by the coding sequence ATGAGCGATCGCCAAATAGACTGGATTAAGTTACAAAAAGCCCTAGCTATCGAAGTGGAAACTGGTTTTCGCGATATTGTAGGCAAACAGTATCGGTTTAGTGAGTTTCTATGTTTAAATTTGGGCGATCCATCGACTAGTTTGAGTTTAGAACACAAACGTCAATGTCAGGAGTTAGCTAGTAGATTTGCTCAGTATCCTGGGTTAGAATTGAGCGATCGCCAGCATTTAATTGCTAAAACTCGTCACTTCATTCTTCAAGTCAGACAAACATCCCCAAATCCTGAAGGTTTGAGGGTAGCTGAAACTGCTGTGACAGGTAAGATTCCTGTGACTAAGCCTTTGGTGGCTTTTGATAGTGAAATCACACCAGATAGACCTTTATTATATTTACCCAAGGTAGGGGCACGCAAAGCTGATGTTTTAGCTAAATTAGGGTTACAGACAGTTAGAGATTTACTATTTTACTATCCCAGAGATCATATTGATTATGCCCGTCAAATCAACATTAGCCAACTCCAAGCCGGAGAAACCGTTACCATTTTGGGAACTGTGAGGCGGTGTACTTGTTTTACCAGTCCTAAAAACAAGAAATTGACGATTTTAGAGATTATTATTGAAGATCGTAGTGGCAAGATTCGTCTGAGTCGGTTTTTGGCGGGAGATAGATATAGTCATCGCGGGAGACAAGAAACCATTAAGCGCCAGTACCCCCCTGGTGCAGTTGTAGCCGCTTCGGGGTTAGTAGAAAATAACAAATATGGCTTGACTCTCAAAGATCCGCAAATAGAGGTTTTGGGCGATCGCCAAGATGCGATTGATTCAGTGACGATTGGGCGAATTGTGCCCATTTATCCCTTAACTGAGGGCATTGCTGCTGAAACCATTCGACAAGCGGTAATTGAAGCTTTACCCGCCGCCAAGCGCCTGAGAGATCCATTTCCCAGAGCCTTTAGGGAGGGATACGGGCTAATTCCTTTAAAGGATGCGATCGCTAACATCCATTTTCCCGAAAATCATGAAATTAAACAAGCTGCTCGCAGAAGGCTAGTATTTGATGAATTTTTCTACTTGCAACTGGGTTTTTTACAAAGGCGCAACCAATTACGTCAATCACAAACTGCCGCTAGCCTCGCCCCAACAGGTAAGTTGATCGAAGAATTCTACAATATTTTACCGTTTCAGCTAACTAAAGCGCAGCAACGGGTAATTAATGATGTCCTTAAAGATCTGCAAAAACCGAATCCCATGAATCGGTTGATACAGGGGGATGTGGGTTCGGGAAAAACCGTAGTCGCGGTGATTGCGATTTTAATTGCGATTCAATCTGGCTATCAAGCTGCGTTAATGGCTCCCACAGAGGTTTTAGCAGAACAACACTATCGAAAGCTAATCAGTTGGTTTAATTTATTGCATCTACCTGTAGAACTGCTGACGGGTTCTACTAAAACGGCAAAACGGCGGGAAATTCACTCTCAGTTGCAAACGGGGGAGTTACCTTTATTGGTAGGAACTCACGCACTGATTCAAGAAACGGTTAATTTTGCCAAGTTGGGTTTTGTGGTGATAGACGAACAGCATCGGTTTGGGGTGAAGCAAAGGGCGACTTTACTAGCTAAAGGAGAAGCACCGCACGTACTAACCATGACAGCAACGCCGATTCCCCGCACCTTGGCTTTGACGATGCATGGCGATTTGGATGTTAGTCAGATAGACGAACTCCCCCCAGGAAGACAGGCGATTCAAACCTCTATTTTATCGGGAAAAGAGCGATCGCAAGCTTACGATTTGATGCGGCGGGAAATCGCTCAAGGAAGGCAGGTTTATATTGTTTTTCCCTTAGTAGAAGAGTCAGAGAAACTAGACGTGAGGGCGGCGGTAGCGGAACACGAACAGCTAGCAGAAAGTATCTTTCCAGAGTTTCAGGTAGGATTGTTGCACGGGCGGATGACTTCTGCGGAAAAAGACGAGGCGATTACTGCTTTTCGGGATAATATCACCCAAATTCTGGTGGCAACGACGGTAGTGGAGGTGGGGGTAGACGTTCCCAACGCGACGGTGATGATGATTGAAAATGCCGAACGGTTTGGTTTATCCCAACTGCATCAACTGCGGGGTAGAGTAGGAAGGGGACACGCAAAATCTTTCTGTTTGTTAATGACAGGTAGCAAGAGCCAGAATGCGATGGAACGGCTAAAGGTATTAGAACAATCTCAAGATGGTTTCTTCATTTCGGAAATGGATCTGCGATTTCGAGGTCCTGGGGAAGTATTGGGCACTCGTCAGACTGGTTTAGCCGATTTTGCCTTAGCTAGTTTGGTAGAAGATGGGGAGGTATTGGAAATAGCGCGGGATGCAGCCGAAAAGGTGTTGATGCAAGATGAATCTTTGGCGAGTTTCCCGTTGATGCAGGCTGAGTTGAATGCGCGTTATGAGAAGTTGATGGGTGGAGCTATTTTGACTTGA